One genomic region from Amycolatopsis sp. FBCC-B4732 encodes:
- a CDS encoding FAD-dependent monooxygenase, with amino-acid sequence MRAVVIGGGIVGLTSALALRRNGIDVVVHEHAPEIRAAGAGLGLWANALAVFDELGVGDQVRAVGKPGEMYFHDTAGRLLETPEFGVEDHRFLLVHRAKLTDLLADAVGRDDIRLATGFAAYDEHADRVTVRLTDGSEDTADVLVGADGAYSAVRAQLVPGKPAEEHPGHHAWRAVLPDPGLALTGNRVVLGGDRCRGGYVRTHDGGVYWLVNQFDTPEPTGTLKEQALARAAHLDDGEHGGVLTELIHATPEELILHHQIMLVPPLPHWTSGRVVLAGDAAHAMSPHITAGATLGVEDAALLGRLLTPGGDVPAALAAYEADRIPRYARVAELSAAVEHSPTPQEFARHYAAFSHWMLTSSAGNPVTA; translated from the coding sequence ATGCGAGCTGTGGTGATCGGCGGCGGGATCGTGGGACTGACGAGTGCTCTCGCTTTGCGCCGCAACGGAATCGACGTGGTGGTCCACGAGCACGCGCCGGAGATCCGCGCGGCCGGCGCGGGACTGGGGCTGTGGGCCAACGCACTGGCCGTGTTCGACGAACTCGGCGTCGGCGACCAGGTGCGGGCTGTCGGCAAACCCGGGGAGATGTACTTCCACGACACGGCCGGGCGGCTGCTCGAGACCCCGGAGTTCGGCGTCGAGGACCACCGGTTCCTGCTGGTGCACCGGGCGAAGCTCACCGATCTGCTCGCCGACGCCGTCGGCCGGGACGACATCCGCCTCGCCACCGGGTTCGCCGCGTACGACGAGCACGCCGATCGCGTCACCGTCCGGTTGACCGACGGCAGCGAGGACACCGCCGACGTGCTCGTCGGGGCGGACGGCGCGTACTCGGCGGTGCGCGCGCAGCTGGTGCCGGGGAAGCCGGCGGAGGAACACCCCGGGCACCACGCGTGGCGCGCGGTGCTCCCGGACCCGGGTCTCGCCCTGACCGGGAACCGGGTCGTCCTCGGCGGCGACCGCTGCCGCGGCGGGTACGTGCGCACCCACGACGGCGGCGTCTACTGGCTGGTGAACCAGTTCGACACGCCGGAACCGACCGGCACCCTCAAGGAGCAGGCCCTGGCCCGGGCCGCGCACCTCGACGACGGTGAGCACGGCGGGGTCCTCACCGAACTCATCCACGCCACGCCCGAGGAACTGATCCTGCACCACCAGATCATGCTCGTGCCGCCGTTGCCGCACTGGACGTCCGGGCGCGTCGTGCTCGCCGGCGACGCGGCGCACGCGATGTCGCCGCACATCACCGCCGGGGCGACGCTGGGCGTCGAAGACGCCGCGCTGCTCGGCCGCCTGCTCACCCCGGGCGGGGACGTGCCCGCGGCACTGGCCGCCTACGAGGCGGACCGGATCCCGCGGTACGCCCGCGTCGCGGAACTCTCGGCGGCCGTGGAGCACTCCCCCACCCCGCAGGAGTTCGCGCGGCACTACGCCGCGTTCAGCCACTGGATGCTCACGTCGTCCGCCGGGAACCCGGTGACGGCATGA
- a CDS encoding CocE/NonD family hydrolase — translation MTFTVEVDVPVPMRDGVALATNVWLADGPGPFPALLVRTPYGKDDAGLYGNPKLPDVFALVGAGYAVVAQDVRGTSRSPGTFVPHTHEGPDSVDTLAWLTAQPWCDGAVGMWGGSYMGFSQWQAAAHGVPALRAIAPVMTSADPYAAPWRSPGGALSQDAVLTWGTLSALRNLRRGLGEGRGDPADAGALLSGLAEPRSLHEPLPIAGRAVVTRSLPWFADVLDHPERDAFWREVAATDHGERITVPALHIGGWYDVFVGETVRSYRMLRRRGGTAAARDGQRLIIGPWSHPDGTDLGTYPDRSFGLAGSIKTAGITEAHLRFFDRWVRGRELPDDTHRVRIFVMGADEWRDEPDWPLPDTRYTDFFLDGGGRANTAGGDGVLNPDVAAEEATDSFRYDPRDPVPSLGGTVLAAAPGTHPGPADQAAVEAREDVLCFTTPVLERPVEVTGHVTLVLHIRSSTPDTDFTGKLVDVHPDGRAILLCEGIQRVRYRESLTEPVLLAPGTDAELTLDLGVTANVFRPGHRIRLEVAGSNFPRYDRNTNTGATIATDGTGDVVVALNHVHHGPAHPSRLVLPVIDRPASEEPRP, via the coding sequence ATGACCTTCACGGTGGAGGTCGACGTGCCGGTGCCGATGCGCGACGGCGTCGCGCTCGCCACCAACGTGTGGCTTGCGGACGGGCCCGGGCCGTTCCCCGCGTTGCTGGTCCGCACGCCCTACGGCAAGGACGACGCCGGGCTGTACGGGAATCCGAAGCTCCCCGACGTGTTCGCTCTCGTCGGAGCGGGATACGCCGTGGTGGCGCAGGACGTCCGGGGTACCTCCCGCTCGCCCGGAACGTTCGTGCCGCACACCCACGAAGGCCCGGACAGCGTCGACACCCTCGCCTGGCTCACCGCGCAGCCGTGGTGCGACGGCGCGGTCGGCATGTGGGGCGGGTCGTACATGGGGTTCAGCCAGTGGCAGGCCGCCGCGCACGGCGTTCCGGCGCTGCGGGCGATCGCGCCGGTGATGACCTCGGCCGACCCGTACGCGGCACCGTGGCGCTCCCCCGGCGGCGCGCTTTCCCAGGACGCGGTCCTGACCTGGGGCACTCTTTCGGCCCTGCGCAACCTGCGTCGTGGCCTCGGCGAGGGGCGCGGTGACCCCGCCGACGCCGGAGCGCTGCTGTCCGGCCTGGCCGAGCCGCGGTCGCTGCACGAGCCGTTGCCGATCGCCGGCCGCGCCGTGGTGACCCGGTCCCTGCCCTGGTTCGCCGACGTGCTCGACCACCCGGAACGCGACGCCTTCTGGCGGGAGGTCGCCGCGACCGACCACGGCGAGCGGATCACCGTCCCGGCGCTCCACATCGGAGGGTGGTACGACGTGTTCGTCGGCGAAACCGTGCGGTCGTACCGGATGCTGCGCCGCCGCGGTGGCACTGCCGCCGCCCGCGACGGCCAGCGGCTGATCATCGGCCCCTGGTCCCACCCCGACGGCACCGACCTCGGCACCTACCCCGACCGGTCGTTCGGGCTCGCCGGCAGCATCAAGACCGCCGGCATCACCGAAGCGCACCTGCGGTTCTTCGACCGCTGGGTCCGCGGCCGCGAGCTCCCCGACGACACCCACCGGGTCCGGATCTTCGTCATGGGGGCCGACGAGTGGCGCGACGAGCCGGACTGGCCGCTGCCGGACACCCGGTACACCGACTTCTTCCTCGACGGCGGCGGCCGCGCGAACACCGCCGGTGGCGACGGTGTCCTGAACCCCGATGTCGCGGCCGAGGAGGCGACGGACTCGTTTCGCTACGACCCCCGCGATCCGGTACCCAGCCTGGGCGGCACCGTGCTCGCCGCCGCGCCGGGAACCCACCCCGGACCGGCCGACCAGGCCGCGGTGGAAGCGCGCGAGGACGTCCTGTGCTTCACCACTCCGGTTCTCGAGCGTCCGGTCGAGGTCACCGGGCACGTCACCCTGGTGCTGCACATCCGATCGTCCACACCGGACACCGACTTCACCGGCAAGCTCGTCGACGTGCACCCCGACGGCCGGGCGATCCTGCTGTGCGAAGGCATCCAGCGCGTCCGCTACCGCGAGTCCCTCACCGAACCCGTGCTCCTCGCGCCGGGCACGGACGCCGAACTCACCCTCGACCTCGGCGTCACCGCGAACGTCTTCCGGCCCGGGCACCGCATCCGGCTCGAGGTGGCCGGCAGCAACTTCCCCCGCTACGACCGCAACACCAACACCGGCGCGACGATCGCCACCGACGGCACCGGCGACGTGGTGGTCGCCCTCAACCACGTACACCACGGACCCGCGCACCCCAGCCGGCTGGTCCTGCCGGTGATCGACCGCCCCGCGTCCGAGGAGCCTCGACCATGA
- a CDS encoding nuclear transport factor 2 family protein, with protein MNALQDLLDRAAIADVVAGLAHAQDDRDWASLRRLFADEVTLDLSTHYHGRPPTTVTADGLVELARATLEGFDSTHHTATDLVVRPSDDDATCRAHVVAYHHVPADPGVVDHCTMRGRWEVKLRKLDGRWLIEHWTVARTAPWDGSPDVYALAAARRS; from the coding sequence ATGAACGCACTGCAGGACCTTCTCGACCGCGCGGCCATCGCCGACGTCGTCGCCGGGCTCGCCCACGCCCAGGACGACCGGGACTGGGCCTCCCTGCGGCGGCTGTTCGCCGACGAGGTGACGCTGGACCTGTCGACGCACTACCACGGCAGGCCGCCGACGACGGTGACCGCCGACGGCCTCGTCGAGCTGGCCCGCGCGACCCTGGAGGGCTTCGACAGCACCCACCACACCGCCACCGACCTCGTCGTGCGGCCCTCCGACGACGATGCCACGTGCCGCGCGCACGTCGTCGCCTACCACCACGTCCCCGCCGATCCCGGCGTCGTCGACCACTGCACGATGCGCGGCCGCTGGGAGGTGAAGCTGCGCAAGCTCGACGGCCGGTGGCTCATCGAACACTGGACCGTGGCGCGCACCGCGCCGTGGGACGGCTCCCCCGACGTCTACGCGCTCGCCGCCGCCCGCCGCTCTTGA
- a CDS encoding NIPSNAP family protein translates to MFYEIRTEHARPGRGAELARYLDETVIPLHQELEMRVVGSFTVAGDEDAVVWIRRFENDTDREHILNAVHRDPRCAALAETVAALTAAPPSTVRLAPTAGSLLR, encoded by the coding sequence ATGTTCTACGAGATCCGCACCGAGCACGCCCGTCCCGGCCGGGGCGCCGAACTGGCCCGCTACCTGGACGAGACCGTCATCCCGCTGCACCAGGAACTGGAGATGCGCGTGGTGGGCTCGTTCACCGTGGCCGGCGACGAAGACGCCGTAGTCTGGATCAGGCGTTTCGAGAACGACACCGACCGCGAACACATCCTGAACGCCGTCCACCGGGATCCCCGGTGCGCGGCCCTGGCCGAAACCGTTGCCGCGCTGACCGCGGCGCCCCCGTCCACGGTGCGCCTGGCGCCGACCGCCGGGTCCCTGCTCCGCTGA